GGCTCCGTGGCTCAGAACGCCACCGAACAGAGGCTTTGGGGGTAGGTGCTGGACACAGGAAAGAAGCAGACTGTGGCCTAAGATATATCCCTCAAAGGGTCCCCTGGCCACCTGCAGTACCCCCCAAAGCCCTTCTCCCCTGGGTTTGGTACCTCGCTTCCTCCACCCACTAAGGTCCCACTCCCAGCTTGTCTTCTGCcctgccctcttctcttctccttttggtcCAGGTTCCTTCTGACAAATGCCCTCCGCAAGCCCCTCCTCTAGCCATCCTTCACTCCTAGAGGTGCGGTCCTTAGCATCCCTACCTTCCAAATATGTATTCCAGGGGTTGATCTCAACTTGTGCGAACCCCTGGCTGCCTCCCGCCGAGCCCAAAGCTCAACTGAGGCCCCGAGGCTGCTCTTTCTCCAGATACCCAGTGGGCAGGAAACACCCCGCCTCCCCAGAAGCACAGCACAGCATGGCACAGCCCGGCACGGCACAGGGGCACGGTAACCTGCGGGTCGGAGCCGCCCAGGCTGCGGGCGGGAGGCAAGGCAGAGGGCTGGCCCCCAGGGCCTGCCAGCTCTTCCATCAGCTTCAGCTCCCCCTCCAGGGAGCCCTGGATCAGCAGGGATATGGTGTCAAACAGCTGTCTGTCCTGGGGGGGGGACCAGCCCATGAGGGGAGCGGGGATCAGAGGGGCAACAATGGGAAGTGTCGTGGCAGGGGATTGACAAGAGACAcggagggaaaaggaggaagaggtaacacacacacacacacacacacacaccagcaacAGACAgacaggagaagggggaggggaggggatgtagggaagagaggtgagggaggaaggagaaggggagccGGAGAGGAGAAGAGctcaggaggaaagagggagaaggggagcaaAGATAGGGAAAGGATGGAGAGGTGGAATTGGGCAGGTGGaagggtgggaaggaaagaggtTGGTAATCGGGCAAGGgtaagaaagaaacaggaaggaaacagaaaacttagCCTTGAACCTAAGAGCCGAGAAGGGGAGGCTGGCTGGGCCGGAGGCACAGGGTGTGCTGGGGGCTTGCCGGGGTGGCCCCTAGGCTGCGAGCGCACACAGCCACCGTCTGGGGGCGGGCGAGGGACCGCTCATCCCTCAGCATCCAAGCAGGAGGGGCAAAAGGACACAGGCGGGGCCCCGGGGTCTGCCACGCTGCCTGCCCGCTCCCTGCGCACCACCCACCCGGacccaccccacacccctctcGGCAGGGGTGGCTGCTGGCTCACCGTGGGGTGCTCCAAGGAGAAGCGCGAGGCCGCGCCGGCAGCGTGGGCTGCAGCACCGGGCTTGGGGCTGTCGGGGCCCTCCACCCCGGGCCAGAGGAAGGGGCTGCCCAGAGGCGAGCGGGGCTGCGGGCTAAGCGTCTTCATCTCCAACTCCAGCTCGGCCTCCAGCTCGGCCTCCTCCTTGGCCTCCTTGTTGCTTTCCTCCAGGTGCTTCATCAGCACGGCGATCACCACGTTGACCAGCACGAACTGGGCCGTCAGCACAAAGGACACGAAGTAGATGGGGGAGATGACCGTGTTGTAGCAGGTGGACTCCTGGTCACAGTCCCGGAGGGTGTcctgggggcagagaaagcattACACACTGTCCTGGGGAGAGGGAGTCCCGGAATGTTTCCGCCTGACGGACAGAAGGTCACATGCTTTCATTCGGGGTCAAGGAATTCATCCTGCCGGGGAATCTGGGCTCCAGGTGTGGGACCGTGTCTCTGGGGCCAGGGCCagccaggggcggggcggggaggggacacGGCTGTGGTGCGCCCTCACCTTCATAATGCCATTCCAATTGTCACCTGTGGAGACTCGGAAGAGGGTCAGGAAGGCCATGCCAAAGTTCCGAAAAGTGGCATGCCGGCCCAGGCCCTCGCAGGGGTGCGTCTCGTCACActctggaggaggagggaaggagagagaggcctgAGTTAGTGCAGCAGCCCCGGGGCCTCCAGCCCTgactcctctgccctccccaccccgacTCACCCAGGTCTCCAAAGAGCTCCACACCCAGAGctgcaaagatgaaaaacaacaacatgaaGAGAAGTCCCAGGTTCCCCacctggaaaagaggaaaagaaatgggagagGTGCCACTGGATCTCCCAGCCAGCTTCCCTGAGCTCCCTTTGGAAAGCACCCCCTTCGCCCCGAGGGgacccctcccacccacccccacctccagctaCCTGGGGCAGGGCCTGCATGACCGTATCCAGCAGTGCCCGCATGCCCACGGCCATCTTCAGCAGCTTCAGCACTGCAGAACAGGACAAAGTTGTGAGCGGGCCCTGCTGGgtcccaggccacacagctggtggaGCCAGGGCCACGGTGGGGGCTGGGGTTGGTGGGATGGCCAGCCAGGCCGCCAGGGCCCTACCTCGGCCCAGCCCCCCCGGCCCTCCCCTTTGTCAAAGGCTGGGAGAGAGACCcatgggaacacacacacacgtacaaagTCCCTGGCCGGCCACAGAGCCGACCCCTGCTATCTCCCCCTGGGTAGGCACGAGACGGGCAAGAAGGCGGGCACCGACCTCGGGCAATGCGTAGCACCCTCATGATGCGGATGATGGTGGGGTTGATGGGCAGCGAGGCATTGACCTCGATCTCCTCCAGCGTGATGCCCATGATGGACAGCAGCACGATGGCCAGATCCAGCTGGTTCCACCTGGAAAGCCCAGGACACAGCTCCTTGAGTGGGGGGGAGCCGGGGGCACCGCGGAGGAGGGGGCAGTCAAAGTAACACAAGTGACTGCAGAAAGGAGGGTGGAGGTCAGCCAGTCCCGCCTCCCCATCCTGCAGAGAAGGCATGGCTTGACCCTGGTCACACAGCCCGTCGGTGGCATGGGTGGGGCCAAGACTTTAGCTCGAGGACCTCTACTTTCCAtgtgtattcattcttttttttttttttttttaatttggcactTATATGTTGTTTACTAggtgccaagcactgttttaaGGGCTTTACAAAAAAAACTCTTAATCTTCATAGCTCTGTGATACGGACAGTATTATTATCGctcatgttacagatgaagaaattgagacacagagaagttaagtcacttaCCCCAAGTCACCAGCTTCTAAGTGGGAGAGCCAGGATCCGAATCTGgtccaggcagtctggctccaggctctgtgctcttaaGCCCCAGTCTGGGCCACATGGACTTCCAGCTGCCAATGGCCCCCAGGCCCTGTCTTGTCaaattccttcccttccctcccatctcccAGGCTCTGGAcggcccccccttccccctcgcCATCAGCCCTGGGTGGGTCCTAGCGTGGAGGCTGAACCTCAGGAGTCCAGAAAGGTTTTCAGGCATTTCCCTGGGAGacatgccctttccccactcccccccacccccacccccacccctctctgttACCTGTCCTGGAAGAACCGACGGAAGCCAAAGGCCACGAGTTTGAAGACCGACTCTAACACAAAGATGATGGTGAAGATGTAGTTGCAGATCTTCAGGGCCTCGTCCAGGATctggcagggatggggggggggggtgtctatgCAGGGTCTCCTAAGGCCCAGGGGTgatgcctgcccctccccctccatcacACTCCGGGATCTGGGAGACAGGTGAGTCTAAGGGGGCCGCTGGCCACCACACCGGGACAGAAGAGGGTCCTCATTCACATGCACGAGCCATACTTTGAGCTAAAGGATCTCTCTCCTTGAGGGATGGTGAAGAGACCACATGAGAACGTGCTGGAGGCCACAGAAGGCTAGAACCCGGAAAGGGCCTGGTGCATTACTAATTCgacatccccattttacagatggggaaactgaggcctggaggacAGCTGACGGTGGCTGATTCGAGGAGTGGCAGGATCATTGGTGAGTTTAGAGCTGGACATTCACCAGAATCTAAACTCCAGAAGGGCAGACACTGGCCTTCACCGGTCTGTCTTCTTTACCCTCAAAGGGTAAAGAAGGAAGCACGtggcaggcactcaataaatattttgtcgGGGAAAGAAATCAGGTCCTCTACTTcccagctgcgtgaccttggtGTAGTCgactaacctctctgagcctcagggtcctcatctgtgaaaccaAGACGATACCCACTTCCAGGGGCCACTGCAAGGTGTACAAGAGGGCACCCAGCACTTGCCCGAGGTCCCCTGGCACGGGCTGGGTTAGCCTCAGCCTGCAGTCCCACGGCTGGAGGCAGGACTCACTCCTACCTGGGGCTGCTGGTAGTGCTCCATGGCCATGGTGACCACATTCAGCCCGATGACACCCGTGATGAAGAGATCCAGATAATGGCTGGTGCACAAGTGGTGAACGAGGAGCCGGAAGCGAGAGTAGTCTGAATAGTAGGGTTTGCACTGGGcctctggtggggtggggggtgggggggggagagcagaGCAGCCGTCGGGCCCCTGCCCACTGCGCCCCCTCCACCCAAGTCCCTCACAGCCGCCAGCCTCTAATGCCAGAGCTGAAACATTCCAGTATCATCCGCATCCTCGCCCTCCACACACCGCCTTcctcggggcgggggcggggggagctctCTCGCGTCTGCCCTCCAAGCGTCTGTTCTACTGGCCACAGTTGGGTGCAGAAGGGGTCAGGACATGCAGAGCTCCCCGCCCACATTAGACACCAGGTGAGCCCCCTCCCCAAGGCAGCCTCCCAAATCCGCCGGCCCCTCGCAACGCCCTTGACTTGGCGTTCCGCAGCAAGGCCAGATCGGTAAGACGAAACACAACCGGTCTTATCAGGCTCAGAGGAAGCTCCATCAGCAGAGAGGCAAAGGCCCTTGCTCTCAAGCTCAGCCCCCCGAGGGGGAGCAGAGCAGATtacacagagctgggatttggagATAACACCGGAGATTGGAAATTGGACATCCTCTTGGCCGGCCGCGCTGACCCGTCCTGAGGGCCTccagaggggcaggggcctgggcctCCGGTGCCCTCACGGGGGGtgcggggcagagggaggccacggggctctgctcttcccccagattCACGTGGGAGGGCTCCACCTGAAGGACTCACCCAGTTTCTAACGAGGCAATGCCCTGCTCTCGAGTGGCAGGCTagcatcaggctccaggctgggctggAAGCACTGTCTGAGATCTGTCAGAGGCATATTTCTCTTGTAATTAGCGAACCACTTAGTTATAAAATCATGGTGCCAGAAGGTTGGCCTGCTAAGCAGGCGGAATGAATCTGGGGGCAGAAGATGGCAGGGGGCCCCCTCCTCCAGGTGCTGAGGAAAGGCCAGGCCAAGTTGGGGATAGATGTCATCTGGAGGCGGTTGACAGATCGGTCTCCCAGGCAgccacagagaaagaagaggctCCCCGTGGGGAGGCTTGGGGCAGCCTCAGGTCCCAGACAGCCCTTCCCCCTCAGAACGTCTAGGGCAGAAGCCAGCCAGCGAGGGCTGCAGCCTCTGAGGCCGGTGCCAGGGGTGGCTGGCTCAGGGGCAGCAGGAAGCTTTGGGTCCGGGCCAGCTCAGTTATAAGTGTCCTTCCCCATGCAGAGGACTATttcacagagagggaaactgagtcagggGGTGGCCTGGGGGGTGGCCAGGGGGTGGCCTCCCACCCAAGGCCGAAGGAAGAAGAGTGCCCAAGAGCTGCACGTTCGGCCTCGCCTGACGCCACTCTCCAGCATCGGCCTCGATGTGTGGATAACCAAGAGGCCGGAAGTCCCGAATGTTCTGGCACACCACAGCGTGGGTTATGCCATCATCTCGTTTTCGGAGATGGGCCAGCCAACTGTGGCTTTGTTAGCTCAGGTGGCCCTCCTGATCCccaggacggggtgggggtgaagaAGCTCAGGACAAGGGACAACATGAGGCCACGGGTCATCCACACTGCGATTGTGGAGGGTGGACCCGGCGAGCCGGGCGTCTTCCTTCCTTCAGTACCCACAAGAACCAGAGGGCGCTAATCGCCCTGCGTTGCCTTAGCAGCTGGAACACTGTCTCTGCATTAATCTCCATAAGTGCCGAGAGCACCCGATCCCATTATGCTAAAATATGAATGGAGAATTAACTAAAATGTTTGAATACAATTAGGTTAGAAAAAGCAGCTCCTTATTAGCCCCATTATTAGCTAAGATAatgcagaggagaggtggggagagtctccctctcccctgtccccctaGCCTGACTAGGTAGCAGCCCCAAACTGAAGGGGGCTGCTGTCACCACCTCTGCCTTCTGGCCTTGCTCTGGCTGTCTGAGGGCAGGTGGGCTGGGACTAGCTTGGGACCCTCCTCCCCGCAGCCCATAGGAAAGGTGGGGACAAGGCTGAGGCCGGGCATCTGCTCGTAGCGACAGGTGCCAGGCCCTTGAGGTCTGCGGCTCGAGCCCCAGTCCCAACCCCAGACCAGCAGATGCCGAGGCTGCCAGAAATCCCCCTTCAGAGCACAGGTCCAAAGAGTCCCAGGGCCAATCTGATCAGCATGTCCTTGGTCAAACTCTTTGTTttacagagggagagaatgaggtcCGGCACAAGTGGGTTGTCCACACATGGTGAGGCCGTGACGGAGCCAGGATCCGAACTCCCAGCCCCAATCCCTCGCCAGCTGCCTGGTGGGTTTAGACCTCGAAGAGTTTGCCCGAAGGCTCTCGCCGTTAGGCTTTGGATGATACCACCCCCTGCCTGAGCTCAGAGAAGTAGAGACCTCCTGGAAGAGCCCTGGGCAGGTCTGGTGCTCCAAGAGCTCCGGCCATaggccctctccctgccccccaccagtaCGAGCTGCCTTAGGCggagaaaatggcagagctgggcagTAGGAGGAGGGCACCTCCAGGactgcccagcccccagccgaGGGCAAGAgccaggagaggagcagggacagCACGGCTGTGAGTGAGGGCAGCAGGCGCAGGTAGTTAGTAGAGCCCGAGGCACAGCCAGGGCAGAGGGTTTGCAAGGAAGAGTGACAGGGAGTAGGCGGAAGGCAGGGGTTCCTCCCAGGGACACAGGCCCCCTAGGGCAGAGGTCACACCTTCAGCTGCTGTGGCCAGGCCTGATCACTGGGTCCCAGCCGaaggagagagggtgagtggaCGCAGGTGCCACAGGTGGCTGAGGGGAGCGGTCACCTGATCAGCCGGTGGCCCCAGTCCCTCCCTTCGCCTGGAAGCTGGGCTGGACCCAGGTGCCCGGTCAGGCCCATTCCCCTGATGATCGAGGACGCTTCCCTTCTGCCTTTCCCTGGGGTCTGGCTGGCCCCCTCCTCTGGGAGCAGCACAGAGCGAGAGCGGCGCTGGCCGGGAGGTGTGGTGCATGGGGGTTTGATTCCAGCTGCCCCAGACTAGGGGCATCACACAGTTGGCTAGACCAAGCACCGTCCCCTGGCAACTGATTGAAAATGCGGACATTCAGGTCCTGTCCCAGACCGCTCCATGAGAATTTCTAGGGCGGTGCTCAAGCATCTGTGTTTTAGTAcgttctccaggtgattcttacACGCACGGAAGTTTGAAAAGCTCTACCAGCGACCACACAGAACACCAGGTTTGGGAAAGAGGGATGGGGGGTGATCTGAGCCCCTATTAAGGGTCTCTGAGTCTTCATTACCAGCTGGAAAGGTAAGGCACGCTATTGTCATCAGGGTATATGCCTGTAGGTGCCAACGGGTGCATGGCGGAATGTGACTGGAATGGGGGTGCAGCGTGAAGGTAACAAAGGTATTGGGCATCACATGGGTGTGTTGGGAGGAGCTCTGGACCCAAGAGGGTCTGAGCGTGTTAATTCCTGGTGGAGAAGACTCTGTGGGCCAGCCCCAGGCCAGGACAGTGTTGGggtaaatgtgtatgtgtggacACTTCGGCCTGCAGGCCAGGTGACCCCGTAAGGGAAAACCTGTAGGGTActtcctcccgccctccctcacCCCTAACACATCAGGAATTCGCAGTACAGCCTGACACAGAGACATGGGACCCAGGCAAATAGTTACGAATCGGCAAGAGCCTCCTGAGCGCTCAGACAAATGGGCGTCTCTCAATGACAAATACCATAGCTTGGCATCATGGTGACAGGAGACATCAACCCTCAAGGATGGCCTCCCAAAACAAGGCTCAGGGGGTCCCTGAGCCCCCACAGATCAGGTAGCCCAGCACCCAGAGGGCAGCGTCTGCCGGGGTCTGGCTTCTGGGGGAGCACAGAATAGTGGAGAAAGTCCCAGCCCAGCGGTTCCCAGCCTGAAGTCTCAAGTCCTCTGCAGCCTGAGAAGGCAGCCACATGGGGGTCCTTAACgttcttttcaatatttctaaAAGCGTAAAAGAAATCATACATAGGCCTGTGTTAAGGCCCCACGGACTAATTTGATGGCAAAATGGTCTTTCTTTGCTACCGTTGAGTGTGAAACCCTCTGCAGCTCAGAAGCTCTGGTTAGCAATTAGATGTGCCTCTGATTAGTAAAAACAGCGAAAAAAAGTCATTACTGAAGGTGCTTGTAACttcaaagacagtctcttaaaaTGTGGGATCTGCTGGAGGACGTGATGAGGGGTGCCCTTGAGGACGAACAGGTTGGGAACCACCTGGGGAAGACATCAGAGGGTGTGACAAGGCCCCGCGGCCTGTCACAGGGTCTCCGAGCCTCTGACCCTCTGTCGAGGGCCCGTGTTGGGGGAGGCAGCGGCCAGAGGACCAGGGGAGGGCGAGCAGGACCAAAGCCAtcccggcgggggcggggggggggggggggcacggctCTCAAAGACAAAGACCCAATTCACTCCCAAATCTTTGGCTTTTAGGGGCGAGAAGCTTGTGGCCAACTCAGGCCTCAGATTCCCCATCCTGCTGTTCGTAGGGATGACGTGGCCACCGCGATTACTTGACTCTTAATGAGTCTGTTCAATTATTCAtcgttacatttttaaaacaaatcctttccctctcttctcctctcatcCTGCTTTGCTTGGATCAAAGTCTTCCCTTCAGACAAAAGGAGACGGGCGAGATTTGCAGCTCTAATAATCGAACGGTGTGACAGGGAGGAGGAGC
This region of Panthera uncia isolate 11264 unplaced genomic scaffold, Puncia_PCG_1.0 HiC_scaffold_2430, whole genome shotgun sequence genomic DNA includes:
- the LOC125917794 gene encoding voltage-dependent T-type calcium channel subunit alpha-1G-like; translation: MAMEHYQQPQILDEALKICNYIFTIIFVLESVFKLVAFGFRRFFQDRWNQLDLAIVLLSIMGITLEEIEVNASLPINPTIIRIMRVLRIARVLKLLKMAVGMRALLDTVMQALPQVGNLGLLFMLLFFIFAALGVELFGDLECDETHPCEGLGRHATFRNFGMAFLTLFRVSTGDNWNGIMKDTLRDCDQESTCYNTVISPIYFVSFVLTAQFVLVNVVIAVLMKHLEESNKEAKEEAELEAELELEMKTLSPQPRSPLGSPFLWPGVEGPDSPKPGAAAHAAGAASRFSLEHPTVSQQPPLPRGVWGGSGWVVRRERAGSVADPGAPPDRQLFDTISLLIQGSLEGELKLMEELAGPGGQPSALPPARSLGGSDPQ